A stretch of DNA from Streptomyces rubradiris:
TGGCCGACTCCACGAACACCGTCTGGCCGGAGCCGCCCGCCACACCGCCGACGGCACCGCCGGCGCCGTCGATGAACAGCGCCTTGGACAGGCCCGGCATCCGCCCCTTGTCGTCGGCGAGGTTGGCCTCGGTGCCGACACCGATGATGGTGGCCATCGCGTCGAAGAAGCCGGCCAGCACCAGGGTGAAGACGATCATCCCGACGGTCATCGCGCCGACCTCGCCCCAGCCGCCGAACTCGACGTCGCCGAAGAGCGAGAAGTCAGGCATGGAGACCGCGCTGCCGTGCAGCTCGGGCGTGCCGTTGGCCCACTGCTTGGGGTCGATGACACCGGCGGCGTTCAGGATCAGGGCGACGACGGTGCCGCTGATGATGCCGATGAGGATGGCGCCGGGGAAGTTCCGGGCCTGGAGCATGAAGATCAGCAGCAGGGTGCCGGCGAACAACAGGACCGGCCAGCCGGTGAGTTCGCCGGCGGGTCCGAGGGTGACGGGGCCGCCCTTGCCCTGGTGGACGAAGCCGGCCTTGTAGAAGCCGATGAACGCGATGAACAGGCCGATGCCCATCGTGATGCCGTGCTTGAGCGCGAGCGGGATCGCGTTCATGATCATTTCGCGCAGGCCGGTGACGACGAGCAGCATGATGACCACGCCGTACATCACACACATGCCCATGGCCTGTGGCCAGGTCATCTCGGGGGCGACCTGGGTGGACAGGACGCCGGAGACGGAGAGGCCGGCGGCGAGGGCGAGCGGTACCTTGCCGACGAAGCCCATGAGCAGTGTGGTGAAGGCCGCCGCGAACGCGGTCGCGGTGATCAGCGCCTTCTGGCCGAGCGTGTCCCCCGCCGCGTCCTTGCCGGACAGGATGAGGGGGTTGAGCAGGAGGATGTACGCCATCGCCATGAAGGTGGTGATGCCGCCGCGCACTTCCCGCGCGACCGTGGATCCTCTTCTGGTTATGTGGAAGTACCGGTCGAGCCAGGACCGGCCTGCGGGGACGCGGCTGCCTTCGCCCGCGTCCTCGGCGGCGGTCCTGGGCTCCACTGACTGGTGGGTCATGGGCCAACTCCCAAGGTTCATAGGGACACCCGTGCACGCCTGTGCGGCACGGGATTTGGGATAGACGACCCGGGGGACGGCCCGAGACGAACAGTGGGGGCCGGGGAGCGCGAGTCCCCCCGGAAAAGCGCCGGTCGCGACCCCTGGGGGTTACGCGGTTCCCGTGAGGTGCCCGGGACGTACCGGCGTGCGGTTGGGCTCGGGACCCGTCGCGTCCCGGATCGCCGCGAGGACGGCCGGGGCGGACGACAGGGCCGGGGTGGACGACAGGGCCGGGGCCTCGCCGGCGCCGCGCGGCCCGTACGGGGCGTGCTCGTCGGCGAGTTCGGGCACGCCGACCGGCACGGCCGGCGTGTCGAGGACGGTGGGGACCGGCTCGTCCGGGCGGAGCGCGTCGCGCTCGACGCCCGTGCGGAACGCGCCGACCGGGATCATCCGGGTCCCGCGGGCCGCCGACGCCACCTCGGCCCCGGCGCCGGCGGCGGGGAGCGCGGGGTGGGCGTCGCCGGCCGGCGAGGCCGTGCCGGGGCTGCCGCCGGCGCCGCCGCGGTTGCGGATCCGCGGGGAGGCGACCGTGTGCGAGGCGAGCGCGAGGCCCGGCAGCCCGGCACGGAGACTCCGCGTGATCGCGCCGTACGGGACGGAGGCGCCCAGCCGCACGCCCTGCTCGCCGGTCTCCCGCTCGTGGAGATCGCCGACCCGGTTCAGGCCGAGCGGGCGCCCGGGCCGCCGGTGGCCGAAGTCGGTCTCGACCATGACATCGGTGCCGCCCGCGATCGGCGCAGCGGTGGGGTGCTCGGCCTTGGCGGCGAGCGCCTCCTCCCGGCTGGCGGGGCGAAGGAAGTCCATGACCGGCTCTCTTCTTCGTCTCGTGAGTCGTGCGGATCGAGCCAATCCGTGTGCGGCGGGCGCGGCTCGTTCATGTGCTGTTCACGCGGAGTGGACTCAGTAGACCGCCCGGCGCTCCGGCCCGGTCAGTCACCGAAACCATGAAGGAGTTGGCTGGCCAGGGCAGGCATCTTGTAGATTCGTATGAACGGAGGCCATCGGTAACCTCTCCGATTTCCTGGGGAAACGCGGGAAACAGCGCGGAGGACCGCACCACGCCTCCCCGGGCGTCCGGTTCCGGGTGCCCCGGGACGGCCCCGGGCCCACCTTCCAAGATTCATCGTAGGTTTCGAGACAAAGAACGGCGGCGACGAGATGCGGCTGCGCGCACTGCTGGACACCGATGCGCTGGGCCTGCGGCTGCTCGGCGGCGAGGACGAGCTGGACCGCGCGGTACGCGGGGTCATGACCACCGACCTGCGCGACCCGAGCCGCTACCTCTCCGGCGGCGAGCTCGTGCTGACGGGCCTGGCCTGGCGGAGGGACGCCGCGGACTCCGAGCCTTTCGTCCGCATCCTCGCCCAGGCGGGGGTGGCGGCGCTCGCGGCCGGCGAGGCGGAGCTGGGCGATGTGCCGGAGGACCTGGTGCTGGCCTGCGCCCGGCACCGGCTGCCGCTGTTCGCGGTGCACGAGTCGGTGGCGTTCGCCACGATCACCGAGCACGTGGTCCGGCAGGTCTCCGGCGAGCGGGCCGGGGACCTGGCCGCGGTGGTGGACCGGCACCGGCGGATGATGACCTCGGGCCCGGCGGGCGGCGGCCCGGACGTGGTCCTGGACCTGCTCGGTTCCGACCTGGACCTGCGCGCCTGGGTGCTCTCCCCCACCGGCCGGCTGATCGCCGGCGCCAAGGTGGCGGGCCCGGCGCTGCCCGCCGAGACCTGCGCCCGGCTGGCCGCCGAGCACCTGGCGGCCAGCCGCACCGGCCGCCGCGGCCCGCACCGGGTCCAGCTGCACGGCACGACCTACTCCCTGTTCCCCATCCGCTCCTCCGGCCGCTCCCCGCAGGCCGCCCGCGACGTGCGGGAGACGGTGCTGTCGGACTGGCTGCTGGCCGTGGAGGCGGACGCGGGCGACTGGCCCGGGGAGCGGCTGGACCTGCTCCAGGGCGTCACCCAGCTGATCGCCGTCGAACGCGACCGCAGGGACGCGGCCCGCACGGTCCGGCGCCGGCTCGCCCAGGAGGTGCTGGAACTGGTGCAGACCGGCGCCGCGCCCGCCGAGATAGCCGCCCGGCTCCGGGTGGCGGCGCCGGTGCTGTTGCCCGGGCTCGGCGCGGCCCCGCACTGGCAGGTCGTGGTGGCCCGCGTGGAGTGGGAGGACGGCCACCAGGTCGACGGCGGCCAGGTCGCCCAGTCGTTGCTGGAGGAGGTGCTGGTCGACCCGCTGGCGACCGGCCCGGAGCCGTCCGACCGGATCGCCGTCGCGCACACCGGGGACGAGGCGGTCGCCCTGGTCCCGCTGCCCTCGGTCACCGCCGAGCACGACGGCTCGGAGGCCGGGCTGCTCGCCGACTCCCTGCTCCAGGCGGTGCGCGAGCCGCTGTCGGCGGGCCTGGACGACGACGGCCGGCTCACCCTCGGCGTCAGCGCGGCCGTGCACTCGGCGGAGGGCCTGCGCGGCGCCCTGGAGGAGGCCCGGCACGCCCGCCGGGTCGCCGCCGCCCGCACCGGCCGGGTGTGCGCGGCCGGCCACCAGGAACTGGCCAGCCATGTGCTGCTGCTTCCCTTCGTCCCGGACGACGTCCGCCGCGCCTTCACCGCGCGGCTGCTGGACCCGCTGAAGGACTACGACCGGCGGCACCGGGCCGAGCTGATCCCGACCCTGGAGGCGTTCCTGGACTGCGACGGCTCCTGGACCCGCTGTGCCACCCGTCTCCACCTGCACGTCAACACGCTGCGCTACCGGGTCGGGCGGATCGAGCAGTTGACGGGACGGGACCTGTCCCGGCTGGAGGACAAGCTGGACTTCTTCCTCGCCCTGCGCATGAGCTGAGGCCGGCGGGGGGCGCGCGGCGGCCTGCCCGGCCCCGCCCGCGCCCCCCTACTTTGTGAAATTTTTCACCCATCCTCTTGGCCGGGCCCGGCGATTGGTGCTGGAATGCCGCCACCACTCAACAGCTCGATGGCGTGCATGGGGAGGGCAACGTGGCGCATACCGCCATGTCTGGTGATGGAACGACCGATGACGATCCTGTCCAGACCGCGGTATGGCGGCTGCGCAGCCGGGCCTGCTGGGCCGACGCGGCGGCCCTGCTGCCGGCCGACCGGGCCGCCCCTGCCCTCCAGCGGGCCGCGCTGCTGGTCGAACGGTGTCTGTACACCGAGCGGGGCTGGGCCGAGGCGGAGGACGCGCTGCGCACGGCGGAGGCGCTGGCGCACACCGACGAGGAACGGGGCGCCGCCGCCTGCGAGCGGGGCCAGCTCGCCTACACGGCCACGCTGCACGGCGTCCGGGACCGCGCGGACGAGGCGCGGGCCGCGCTGGGCCGGGCGGCGGCGCTGCTCCCTCCGGGGTCGCGGGGGCGGGCGCTGCTGGACTTCCGCCGGGGGCTGGTCGCCGAGAACCTGACCCGCTCCCCGCAGGCGGCCCGCGCCGCGTACCGCCGGGCGCACGCGGCGGCGGGGGCGCACTCCGACGCGCTGCTGCTGTCGTTCACCTGGCGCCATCTGGCCGGACTCGCCCTGCGGGACGGGGAGTTGGCCGACGCGCGGCACGGCTTCGCCGAGTCCCTGCGGATCCGGGAGGAGCTGGGCTATCTGGTGGGCACGGCGCCGGCGCTGGTGTCCCTGGCCGACACCGAGGAGGAACCGGAGGCGTCCCGGTTGCGGGAGGAGGCGCGGCGGCTGTTCCGGCTCCTGGGCGGCGTCCCGACCTGGCTGGCACGCCAACTGGCCCCGCCGGCACCGGGGGTGGCCACGGCATAGGGGCGGCCGACGGGGCGGGGGCGGGGTGGTTCGGGGGCGTTGCCGGGTGCGGGTGCGTGGGGCCTGGCCGCGCAGTTCCCCGCGCCCCTGGGACGTCGCCGCCGACGCGCCCCGAAAGGGGCGCGGGGAACTGCGCGACCGGCCACGACGGACCTGCACCCGGCAGCCGGTCCGCACCCCACCGTCACAGCCCGCGGCCCGACCGCACCGCCCGCGAGGGCTCAGCCCGACCGCACCGCCCGCGAGGGCTCAGCCCACGCCTGCGAAATGGCGGCGCACCAGCGACCGAACCCCGTCCACGTCCCCCGCCGCCAACGCGTCCAGCAGGGCCACGTGTTCGGCCGCGTCGGCGACCAGGGCGGCCCTGCCCCGCCGGACCGGGGGCCACTGCGCCCGCCGGTGCAGGTCCTCGGCGATCCGGACCAGCTGCTCGTTGCCCGCCAGCGCGAGCAGCGCCCCGTGGAAGGCGCGGTCGGACTCGGCGTACGCCGCCGGGCAGCCCGTGGCCGCCGCCCGCACCGTCTCCTCCGCGAGCGGCCGCAGCCCGGCCCACCGCTCGGCCGGCACCGTACGGGCGAGCCGTACCATCACCGGTACCTCGATGAGCGCGCGCACCTCCGCCAGCTCGGCCAGCTCCCGCGCCCCGCGCTCGACCACCCGGAAGCCGCGGTTGGGCACGACCTCGACGGCGCCCTCCAGCACGAGCTGCTGCATGGCCTCCCGCACCGGGGTGGCCGAGACGCCGAAGCGCTCCCCGAGCACCGGCGCCGAGTACACCTCGCCCGGCCGCAGCTCGCCGGTGACCAGCGCGGTGCGCAACGCGTCCAGGATCTGCCCGCGCACCGAGGAGCGCTGGACCGGAAGCGGCCGCCCGGCGGGGTCCGGCCCGTCCAAGGCCGCGACCGGCCGGCCCGGGGAGCCCTGCACGCCCTGCTTCACGGGTCCTCCTGGCGGCTTGTCGGTACTTGGGGTCATTGACGACGGGTTGTCGGTTGTCCGTCAAGACCTTAGGCGCACCGGGCGGCAGTTCAAACTCCGCCATATCTGAGTAAGGTAAGGCTTACCTGTACAGCTCGGTCCGCTCTCGCGGACGCGTCCAAGGATCGGTGGTTCCGCCATGCCCGCTGCGGCCTCGCCGCTCACCGCCGCCTACGACCGCCTCGGCGCGGCCTTCCCGGGGCTGACCGTGACCGAACTGGGCCCGGAGGACCCGGCACCCGGCGGCCCCGGCTGGGTCGACGCCGCGGAACTCGCCGCGGGCGGCGCGGCGCTGGACGCCTTCCTGGCGTGGGACGCGGCGCAGGTGGAGCGGGACTACGGCGGCCCGGCCCGCCCGGACGTGGTCGCGAGCTTCGGCCTGCACCGCTACGCCTTTGCCGCCTGCCTGCTGATCACCGCCCCGTGGTTCTGGCACCGCCGGGTGCCCCGGCTGCCCGTGACCCACGTCCGCTACGACCGCGCGGCCGGCCGGATGGCCGTACGCCACCCGGTGTCCGTCGCCTGTCTGCCGGGCGACCCCGCCGCGGCGCTGCCCGGCACGGTCGTCGTACCGGACGAGGAGGCGCTGCGGGCCGAGGTGCGCGCGGCCGTGGCCGAGCACCTGGAGCCGGTGCTCGCGGCCTTCGGGCCCCGGATGCGGCGGCGCGGGCGCGCGCTGTGGGGCATGGCGACGGACGAGGCCGTGGAGGGGCTGTGGTACGTCGCCGGGCTGTCCGGGGCCGAGGAGGCGGCCCGGGCCGTGCGGGAGCTGGAGCTGCTGCTGCCGGGGACGACCCCGCCGTACGCCGGCTCGGCCGGGTTCCGGGCGCTGACCGCCCCGGACGGCACCCGGCTGCCCACCCGGGACCGGGCGAGCTGCTGCATGTTCTACACCGTTCGCCCGCAGGACACCTGTGTGACGTGTCCGCGCACCCGGGACGGCGAGAGGATCGCCAAGCTCACGGCGGCCGCGGCCGGCTGAGGAATCGTTCCGTCCCGGCACAGCCGCCCCACCCGGCGCGGAAACTTCTCCACGACCACCCGTACGGGTGGTCTGTTCGAACTCAACTCCCGCCATTCAATCGGTAGTTCGAGCAGAACGTCGCTCCGGGCACCCCTCGCGCACTCCCTTGGCGTCCTCTTGCCCCGAAACCCCCTGAGGGCCGTCGGGACTGGGCCACTATGGCGGGCGTTACGCCCTATCCCCATGCAAGGGACCCTGATGAGACTGACCGACATATCGCTGAACTGGCTGCTTCCGGGCGCCGTCCTGCTCCTGGGCATGCTGGTGGCAGTGGCGGTGCTCGCGCGCGGCAAGCGCTCCTCCGGGGAGGACGCGGGCGCGGACGACTCCTGGGAGCGCAGCGAGGAGCGCCGCCGGCGCAAGGAGGCCCTCTACGGCACGGCCTCCTACGTGCTGCTGTTCTGCTGTGCGGCGGTGGCGGCGGCCCTGTCCTTCCACGGCCTGGTCGGCTTCGGCGAACAGAACCTCGGGCTGAGCGGCGGCTGGCAGTACCTGGTGCCGTTCGGGCTGGACGGCGCGGCGATGTTCTGCTCCGTCCTCGCCGTGCGCGAGGCGAGCCACGGTGACGCGGCCCTCGGCTCCCGGCTGCTCGTGTGGCTGTTCGCGGCGGCGGCGGCCTGGTTCAACTGGGTGCACGCGCCGCGCGGCGCGGGTCACGCCGGCGCCCCGCAGTTCTTCTCCGGCATGTCCCTGTCGGCCGCCGTGCTGTTCGACCGGGCGCTGAAGCAGACCCGCCGGGCAGCGCTGCGCGAACAGGGCCTGGTGCCGCGCCCGCTGCCGCAGATCCGGATCGTGCGCTGGGTGCGGGCGCCCCGCGAGACCTACCGGGCCTGGTCGCTGATGCTCCTGGAGGGCGTGCGCAGCCTGGACGAGGCGGTGGAGGAGGTCCGCGAGGACAGGCGGCAGAAGGAGGAGGCCCGGCGGCGCAGGCGCGACCAGCGGCGCATGGAGCGGGCCCGGCTGAAGGCGATCAGCCGGGGCCGGCCCGGCTTCGCCGGCCGGGGCACCGGCCGGCAGGTCGAGGTGCAGCCGGTGGAGCGCGCGTCCGCGCCGGCGGCGACCGCGGAGCCCGCCATATCCACCCCGGAGCCGCTGCCCGTCCGCGCCCGGCCTTCTCTCCAGCCGGTCCGCGGCGCCGCTGAACCGCTGACGGTCGACCTGACGGCCGAGGACGACACCATGGCCCTGCCGCGGCTGGACTCCCTGGAGCGCAAGCTCAAGGACCTGGAACAGCAGCTCGGCTGACCACCGGCCGGGGCCACGGAACCGGGGCGTGCCGCACCGGCCCTGGCCGACGGCCGTGCTCGACGGGGCCGGGGCGTGACCTACCGGCCGGCAGGAGCCGGGACATGACCACCGCCGGCCCTGCCCGGGCGAACCGGGGGCCTGACGTCACCGGCCCACGGGAGCCGGGGGGTGACCGCACCCAGCCTCAGCCGACCAGGAAGGCGGCGTGACCGCACCGGCTCCGCCCGACAAGACCGGCGGCATGACCCCACCAACCCACGGGAACCAAGGCACGACCGCACCCGGCCCTAGCCGACCAGGAAAGCGGCATGACCCCACCGGCCCACGGGGATCGAGGTCTGACCGCGCCGGTCCCGTCCCGCCCCGTGGGTCACGCCGCCTCGGCGCCCAGTTCGAACCACACCGACTTGCCCACCCCGTGCGGCCGTACGCCCCAGGCGTCGGCCAGGGACTCGACCAGCACCAGGCCCCGGCCGTGGGTGTCGTCGTCCGTGGCCGGGGTGTGCCGCTCGGGTCCGCGGGCCACGAAGTCCCGTACCTCCACGCGCAGTCCGTCCCGTTCCAGCACGGCCGTCAGGACGGCGTCGTGGTCGGTGTGGACGATCGCGTTGGTGACGAGTTCGCTGGTGAGCAGTTCGGCTATGTCCGAGCGGCCCGGTTTGCCCCAGTGCCGTAGCAGTTCGCGCAGCGCCCGGCGAGCCTCCGGCACCGCTCTGAGGTCCGCCCGGTCCAGCCTGCGCCGGAGCCGTCGCACGTCGTCGGTGATGGTGTCCGTCTGGTCCCCCGCTGTCGCCGAGTAGGCCTCGACGGTCATCGGGCCGCCCCCTCGTGCCTGCCTGTTCATGACCCCCGCCCGCACGCCGCCGGTCCCTGCCCCTCCTGGTCGAACACGTTCACGGGGGATGCTTGCCCAGCGGACACCGGGGCAGTCCTGACGTATGCCCGATGACCGGCGGTTCGGCCATGTCCGCACAGCGCCCCGGCCGCCCGGGGCACCGCTGCGCCGCCACGCACCGGGCGCCACGGACGCCGCAGGACGCCACCGAGGCCCCGTGACGGCGGCCGGGCCCCGCCCGGCACCCGCGGTCGGTACGCCGTCACACCCGGTGAAACTGGCCGAAATACGCTCCCCCGTGGGGGCGCTCACGGGCGTGGCACGTTCCGCAGGTTGGAGCGGGCCATCTGGAGCATCCGGCCGACCCCGCCGTCCAGCACGATCTTGGAGGCGGACAGCGCGAACCCGGTGACCATCTCGGCACTGATCTTCGGTGGGATGGACAGGGCGTTGGGGTCGGTGACGATGTCCACCAGGGCGGGACCCTTGTGCTTGAAGGCCTCCTTGAGCGCCCCGGCGAGCTGCTTGGGCTTCTCCACCCGCACGCCGTGGGCGCCGCAGGCCCGGGCCACGGCGGCGAAGTCCGGGTTGGTGTTGGCGGTGCCGTACGACGGCAGGCCCGCGACCAGCATCTCCAACTCGACCATGCCGAGCGAGGAGTTGTTGAACAGCACCACCTTCACCGGCAGGTCGTACTGCACGAGCGTGAGGAAGTCGCCCATCAGCATGGAGAAGCCGCCGTCCCCGGACATCGCCACCACCTGCCGGCGCCGGTCGGTGAACTGGGCGCCGATCGCCATCGGCAGCGCGTTCGCCATGGACCCGTGCGAGAACGAACCGATGATCCGGCGGCGGCCGTTGGGCGTGATGTAGCGGGCCGCCCAGACGTTGCACATCCCGGTGTCGACGGTGAACACGGCATCGTTGTCGGCGACTTCGTCCAGTACGGCGGCCACGTACTCGGGGTGGATCGGGACGTGCTTGTCGACCTTGCGGGTGTAGGCCTTGACCACGCCCTCCAGCGCGTCGGCGTGCTTCTTCAGCATCCGGTCGAGGAAGCGCCGGTCCGTCTTCTCCCTCACCCGCGGGATCAGGCACCGCAGCGTCTCGCGCACGTCGCCCCAGACGGCGAGGTCGAGCCGGGAGCGGCGGCCGAGCACCTCGGGCCGCACGTCGACCTGCGCGATGCGCACGTCGTCGGGCAGGAAGGCGTTGTACGGGAAGTCGGTGCCGAGCAGGATCAGCAGGTCGCACTCGTGGGTGGCCTCGTAGGCGGCGCCGTAGCCGAGCAGCCCGCTCATCCCGACGTCGAAGGGGTTGTCGTACTGGATGTACTCCTTTCCCCTGAGCGCGTGGCCCACCGGTGACTTGATCTTCCCGGCGAACTCCATCACCTCCGCATGCGCCCCGGCCGTGCCGCTGCCGCAGAACAGGGTGACCTTGCCGGCCGCGTCGATCATCTCCGCCAGCCGGTCGATCTCGGCGTCCCCGGGCCGCACGGTGGGCCGGGAGGTGACGAGCGCGCTCTGCGCCGCCTTCTCCGGGGCGGGCTCGGCGGCGATGTCCCCGGGCAGCGACACCACGCTCACCCCCTGCTGCCCGACCGCGTGCTGGATGGCGGTCTGCAGCAGCCGGGGCATCTGCTTCGGGCTGGAGATCAGCTCGCTGTAGTGGCTGCACTCCTGGAACAGCCGGTCGGGGTGGGTCTCCTGGAAGTAGCCGAGGCCGATCTCGCTGGAGGGGATGTGGGAGGCGAGCGCGAGCACCGGGGCCATGGAGCGGTGGGCGTCGTACAGGCCGTTGATCAGGTGCAGGTTGCCGGGCCCGCAGGAACCGGCGCAGGCGGCGAGCTTGCCGGTGATCTGGGCCTCGGCGCCGGCGGCGAAGGCGGCGGTCTCCTCGTGGCGTACGTGGATCCAGTCGATGGCGGCGTTGCGGCGGACGGCGTCCACGACCGGGTTGAGGCTGTCGCCGACGACACCGTAGAGGCGGCGCACTCCCGCGCGGACGAGGATGTCGACGAACTGCTCGGCGACGTTCTGTTTGGCCATGGCTCGCTTGTGCCCCTTCGCTCCCGGAATACAGCCCTGCCGTTTCCATCAATCCACAGGGGCCGGGGTTACGCCTCCCACACGGCCGCCGCCGTACGGTCGTCGGCGTACCCCTTCACCCGGACCCGGGCGTCGGCGAGGAAGGCGGCGAGGCCGGGCGGGGTGCCGCCGGACCAGCGGCGGGCCAGGCGCGCGCGCAGGGCCTCGGTGTCGCGCAGCGGGTCGGCCAGGCCCGGCGTG
This window harbors:
- a CDS encoding NCS2 family permease, which translates into the protein MTHQSVEPRTAAEDAGEGSRVPAGRSWLDRYFHITRRGSTVAREVRGGITTFMAMAYILLLNPLILSGKDAAGDTLGQKALITATAFAAAFTTLLMGFVGKVPLALAAGLSVSGVLSTQVAPEMTWPQAMGMCVMYGVVIMLLVVTGLREMIMNAIPLALKHGITMGIGLFIAFIGFYKAGFVHQGKGGPVTLGPAGELTGWPVLLFAGTLLLIFMLQARNFPGAILIGIISGTVVALILNAAGVIDPKQWANGTPELHGSAVSMPDFSLFGDVEFGGWGEVGAMTVGMIVFTLVLAGFFDAMATIIGVGTEANLADDKGRMPGLSKALFIDGAGGAVGGVAGGSGQTVFVESATGVGEGARTGLASVVTGLFFAACLFFTPVTAIVPQEVASAALVVIGAMMMMNARHVDWADRATAIPVFLTVVLMPFTYTITTGVAAGVISYVAIKVAQGKAREIGAFMWGLTVVFLVYFALNPIEGWLGVH
- a CDS encoding pyruvate dehydrogenase, translating into MAKQNVAEQFVDILVRAGVRRLYGVVGDSLNPVVDAVRRNAAIDWIHVRHEETAAFAAGAEAQITGKLAACAGSCGPGNLHLINGLYDAHRSMAPVLALASHIPSSEIGLGYFQETHPDRLFQECSHYSELISSPKQMPRLLQTAIQHAVGQQGVSVVSLPGDIAAEPAPEKAAQSALVTSRPTVRPGDAEIDRLAEMIDAAGKVTLFCGSGTAGAHAEVMEFAGKIKSPVGHALRGKEYIQYDNPFDVGMSGLLGYGAAYEATHECDLLILLGTDFPYNAFLPDDVRIAQVDVRPEVLGRRSRLDLAVWGDVRETLRCLIPRVREKTDRRFLDRMLKKHADALEGVVKAYTRKVDKHVPIHPEYVAAVLDEVADNDAVFTVDTGMCNVWAARYITPNGRRRIIGSFSHGSMANALPMAIGAQFTDRRRQVVAMSGDGGFSMLMGDFLTLVQYDLPVKVVLFNNSSLGMVELEMLVAGLPSYGTANTNPDFAAVARACGAHGVRVEKPKQLAGALKEAFKHKGPALVDIVTDPNALSIPPKISAEMVTGFALSASKIVLDGGVGRMLQMARSNLRNVPRP
- a CDS encoding ATP-binding protein, which codes for MTVEAYSATAGDQTDTITDDVRRLRRRLDRADLRAVPEARRALRELLRHWGKPGRSDIAELLTSELVTNAIVHTDHDAVLTAVLERDGLRVEVRDFVARGPERHTPATDDDTHGRGLVLVESLADAWGVRPHGVGKSVWFELGAEAA
- a CDS encoding PucR family transcriptional regulator, coding for MRLRALLDTDALGLRLLGGEDELDRAVRGVMTTDLRDPSRYLSGGELVLTGLAWRRDAADSEPFVRILAQAGVAALAAGEAELGDVPEDLVLACARHRLPLFAVHESVAFATITEHVVRQVSGERAGDLAAVVDRHRRMMTSGPAGGGPDVVLDLLGSDLDLRAWVLSPTGRLIAGAKVAGPALPAETCARLAAEHLAASRTGRRGPHRVQLHGTTYSLFPIRSSGRSPQAARDVRETVLSDWLLAVEADAGDWPGERLDLLQGVTQLIAVERDRRDAARTVRRRLAQEVLELVQTGAAPAEIAARLRVAAPVLLPGLGAAPHWQVVVARVEWEDGHQVDGGQVAQSLLEEVLVDPLATGPEPSDRIAVAHTGDEAVALVPLPSVTAEHDGSEAGLLADSLLQAVREPLSAGLDDDGRLTLGVSAAVHSAEGLRGALEEARHARRVAAARTGRVCAAGHQELASHVLLLPFVPDDVRRAFTARLLDPLKDYDRRHRAELIPTLEAFLDCDGSWTRCATRLHLHVNTLRYRVGRIEQLTGRDLSRLEDKLDFFLALRMS
- a CDS encoding DUF2637 domain-containing protein, yielding MRLTDISLNWLLPGAVLLLGMLVAVAVLARGKRSSGEDAGADDSWERSEERRRRKEALYGTASYVLLFCCAAVAAALSFHGLVGFGEQNLGLSGGWQYLVPFGLDGAAMFCSVLAVREASHGDAALGSRLLVWLFAAAAAWFNWVHAPRGAGHAGAPQFFSGMSLSAAVLFDRALKQTRRAALREQGLVPRPLPQIRIVRWVRAPRETYRAWSLMLLEGVRSLDEAVEEVREDRRQKEEARRRRRDQRRMERARLKAISRGRPGFAGRGTGRQVEVQPVERASAPAATAEPAISTPEPLPVRARPSLQPVRGAAEPLTVDLTAEDDTMALPRLDSLERKLKDLEQQLG
- a CDS encoding (2Fe-2S)-binding protein; protein product: MPAAASPLTAAYDRLGAAFPGLTVTELGPEDPAPGGPGWVDAAELAAGGAALDAFLAWDAAQVERDYGGPARPDVVASFGLHRYAFAACLLITAPWFWHRRVPRLPVTHVRYDRAAGRMAVRHPVSVACLPGDPAAALPGTVVVPDEEALRAEVRAAVAEHLEPVLAAFGPRMRRRGRALWGMATDEAVEGLWYVAGLSGAEEAARAVRELELLLPGTTPPYAGSAGFRALTAPDGTRLPTRDRASCCMFYTVRPQDTCVTCPRTRDGERIAKLTAAAAG
- a CDS encoding GntR family transcriptional regulator, encoding MKQGVQGSPGRPVAALDGPDPAGRPLPVQRSSVRGQILDALRTALVTGELRPGEVYSAPVLGERFGVSATPVREAMQQLVLEGAVEVVPNRGFRVVERGARELAELAEVRALIEVPVMVRLARTVPAERWAGLRPLAEETVRAAATGCPAAYAESDRAFHGALLALAGNEQLVRIAEDLHRRAQWPPVRRGRAALVADAAEHVALLDALAAGDVDGVRSLVRRHFAGVG